Sequence from the Hamadaea flava genome:
TGCTGAAGCGTACGGCGCGGGCGTGGCCGTTCTTGAGGATCGAGAGGTTGGCGACCGTCACCCCGACGATCGCCGACAACTCGACCAGCGTCATCCCCCGCGCCGCGAGCACCTCGTCGAGGTGGACCTCGATGCGATGCTCGGCCGACTCCCCCATCAGATCACCGTGTCCAGCTCGGTCCGCATCGCTACGCCGCGCGCGATGAGCTGACCGAACCCGGCGAAGATGAACGCCACGAAGACCCACGGCAGCAACGGCGGCGTCGACACGAACGCCCCGCCGTCGCGCAGGACCGTCGTCGAGAGCACCCAGAGCGCGACGATCGCGACCGCCCACGCTCCGGCGCCGCCGAACGCGGTGATCTTCGCCAGCACGGTCAGGTCCTTCGCCGTACGCGACGAGAACGGGTCCTGCTCCCGCGCGATCCGCAGCAACCCCGCGAGCCGCCGGGCGATCTCGGCGATGAGCAGCAGCCCCGGCAGGACCGTCACCAGATACAGCAGCCGTTGCGCCAAGGACGGATCGGTCACCCGGACCATCACGGTGCCCTCTGGATCGATCTCGACGCCGGGCACGACCTTCGCCGCCGACGACGCATCCGGCGACGCATCCGGCGACCCAGCCGGCGACGCGAACGACGACAGCGACGCCGGCAGCAGGGACGTCGGCAGCTCGACGGCGACCGGCGACTTCGGGATGAACGCGATGACCAGCACCGCGACCGCGACGCACAGCGCCGCGATCTGCACGAACGTGGCGATCGCCCCCAGCCCGCGCAGCCAGTTCCCCCACTTCCGCTCTTCCATGACACACCCTCCCCGGAGTATCGAAAAACGATATGGATATCGAGAAACGATATGCCGCCGCTCTCACCGCGTCAAGCCGTCTGCAGACCGCGGCCGTCCCTGCGGCATGATCACCGGCATGACTGGACGCGCGATTCTGGTGACCGGAGCCTCCCGCGGAATCGGACGGGCGGTGGCCGAGGCGTTCGCCCGCGACGGCGACCGCGTGGCCGTCCACTATCGAGGGTCGGCCGACCAGGCCGAACAGGTACGCACGACGCTGCCGGGCGAAGGTCACGTGGTGGTACAGGGCGACCTCGCCGACCCTGACGCCGTACGCGCGGTGGTCGACGGCGCGGCCGAAGCGCTCGGCGGGCTCGACGTCCTCGTGAACAACGCCGGGGTCTACGCGCCGCATCCCGTCTTCGAGACCTCGTACGCCGACTGGCAGGACCAGTGGCGTAGCACGCTGGACACCAACCTCGTCGGCCCGGCCAACGCGATCTGGTGCGCCGCCCGGCACATGCGCGACAAGGGCGGGCGCATCATCAACATCACGTCGCGGGGCGCCTTCCGGGGCGAGCCGGAGCATGTGGCGTACGGGGCGAGCAAGGCGGGACTGAACTCGC
This genomic interval carries:
- a CDS encoding helix-turn-helix domain-containing protein codes for the protein MGESAEHRIEVHLDEVLAARGMTLVELSAIVGVTVANLSILKNGHARAVRFSTLTAICDALDCSPGELLTVTKPT
- a CDS encoding DUF2975 domain-containing protein, producing the protein MEERKWGNWLRGLGAIATFVQIAALCVAVAVLVIAFIPKSPVAVELPTSLLPASLSSFASPAGSPDASPDASSAAKVVPGVEIDPEGTVMVRVTDPSLAQRLLYLVTVLPGLLLIAEIARRLAGLLRIAREQDPFSSRTAKDLTVLAKITAFGGAGAWAVAIVALWVLSTTVLRDGGAFVSTPPLLPWVFVAFIFAGFGQLIARGVAMRTELDTVI
- a CDS encoding SDR family NAD(P)-dependent oxidoreductase, which produces MTGRAILVTGASRGIGRAVAEAFARDGDRVAVHYRGSADQAEQVRTTLPGEGHVVVQGDLADPDAVRAVVDGAAEALGGLDVLVNNAGVYAPHPVFETSYADWQDQWRSTLDTNLVGPANAIWCAARHMRDKGGRIINITSRGAFRGEPEHVAYGASKAGLNSLTQSLAVELGRHGIAVAAVAPGFVETDMVTEYLASPAGAAVRAQSPFDRVARPEEIAAAVHWLASPLAEWASGTIIDLNGASYLRT